The stretch of DNA GCCTTAATTACAGCTTCTACAACACGAGCTAAATTTTCTTTTTCAGTACGTCCTGCATCTTCAATATAAAATTCAACATCATCAATTAAGTTTCGAGCATACTTAGTTGCATTTACTCCTCTTTCTATAATTTTTTCTAACGTTGAATTAAATTTATACTTAATATGAAAATCTGATGCTCCAATCCCTGTATGAATTCGTCCTTTTTTAGCAAATTTCAATGCTTGAGCTGCTACATCAATATCATTTTCTACAGCTCGAGTTAAGGCACAAATCGTAGGATTTGTCACAGCTTTTGATATTTCGATAACTGAATTAAAATCACCAGGACTTGATACAGGAAATCCTGCTTCAATAATATCAACTCCTAATGCTTCTAATCGCTTTGCTATTTCAATTTTTTCAATCGTATTTAACTGACAACCCGGGACTTGTTCTCCATCTCGAAGTGTTGTATCAAATATATATAGTCTTTCGCTCATTTGTCTTAACTTTTAATAGATTTCAGAGTTTAGAAATCAGTATTCTGTATTGATAATTTTGAATACTGATTTCTACTTTCTGTTCTCTTTTTTAATTTTTTTCTTGATTCACTATTTTATTGGCTTTAATCCATGGCATCATTTCACGAAGTCTTGCACCTGTTTGTTCAATAAGATGTTCTTTCGTTTCTTTTCGTTTTTGATTCATAATTGGATAACCTGATTCTCCTTCTTTAATGAAGTTCTTAGCAAAAGTTCCATTTTGAATTTCAGATAAGATAGCTTTCATTGCCTTTTTAGATTCATCATTAATTACACGTGGACCACTTACATAATCACCAAACTCCGCAGTATTGGAAATTGAATAACGCATATCAGCAATTCCTCCTTCAAACATTAAATCCACAATTAATTTTAATTCATGTAGGCATTCAAAATAAGCCATTTCTTCTGGATATCCTGCTTCTGTCAAAGTTTCAAAACCAGCTTGTACTAAAGCGGTTACACCTCCACATAGAACAGCTTGCTCTCCAAATAAATCTGTTTCTGTTTCGTCTTTAAAATTAGTTTCAATAATCCCTGTACGACCTCCACCAATAGCACTCGCATACGATAATGCCAAAGCCTTGGTATCACCACTAGGATCTTTTTCTACTGCAATTAAATCAGGAATTCCTCCTCCTTTAACAAATTCACTACGAACTGTATGACCTGGAGCCTTAGGCGCTACCATCATTACATTAATTCCTTCTGCAGGTTCAATCAATTTATATAAAATATTGAATCCATGACCAAATGCAATCGTTGCCCCATCTTTTAAATTGGAAGCAATTTCTGCTTCATAAACTGCTTTTTGATTTTCATCTGGTAATAAAATCATGACCACATCTGCTTTGGCTGTTGCTTCAGCTACTGGATATACATCAAAACCTTTAGCAGAAGCTTTAATCCATGAGTTTCCTCCTTCACGCAATCCTACAATTACATCTACTCCTGAATCTCTTAAATTTTCAGCATGGGCATGCCCTTGAGATCCAAAACCAATCATTGCTACTTTCTTTGATCTAATGATATTTAGATCGCAATCTTTGTCGTAATATACGTTTAACGCCATTTTTATTGTTTTTTTATGTTTTATTATTTTTATACTTAATCAAGTAATCTTTAAGAATGGATTAATTGAATTCTTCTAATAGTTTTGATACATGCATCGGTTTTTTTGTAATCGCTACACAACCTGATCGAACAAATTGCAATACTCCAAAAGGTTGTAATTCCTGTAATAATTCTTCTGTTTCTTTTAAATGTCCTGTCTTTTCAATTACTACAAAATCTTTACTCACTGATATAATACTTGCATGACTTTGTCTTACAATAGATTCTAGCGATTTTTCTTGTTCATCTGCATTTTCTAAAGCAATTTTATATAATGCCACCTCTTGAAAAATTGTATCGGAGTGTTCATGATAAAAAGCTC from Flavobacteriaceae bacterium UJ101 encodes:
- the ilvH|ilvN gene encoding acetolactate synthase (Belongs to the acetolactate synthase small subunit family; Contains 1 ACT domain.; KEGG: ftu:FTT_0642 acetolactate synthase I/III small subunit); this translates as MQGKYFITVYTEHQIGLLNRITNIFTRRQMNIESLTVSKSEIKEVHKFTILVFDEEERVQKVISQLEKQIEVIRAFYHEHSDTIFQEVALYKIALENADEQEKSLESIVRQSHASIISVSKDFVVIEKTGHLKETEELLQELQPFGVLQFVRSGCVAITKKPMHVSKLLEEFN
- the ilvC gene encoding ketol-acid reductoisomerase (NADP(+)) (Belongs to the ketol-acid reductoisomerase family.; KEGG: mct:MCR_1546 ketol-acid reductoisomerase), producing the protein MALNVYYDKDCDLNIIRSKKVAMIGFGSQGHAHAENLRDSGVDVIVGLREGGNSWIKASAKGFDVYPVAEATAKADVVMILLPDENQKAVYEAEIASNLKDGATIAFGHGFNILYKLIEPAEGINVMMVAPKAPGHTVRSEFVKGGGIPDLIAVEKDPSGDTKALALSYASAIGGGRTGIIETNFKDETETDLFGEQAVLCGGVTALVQAGFETLTEAGYPEEMAYFECLHELKLIVDLMFEGGIADMRYSISNTAEFGDYVSGPRVINDESKKAMKAILSEIQNGTFAKNFIKEGESGYPIMNQKRKETKEHLIEQTGARLREMMPWIKANKIVNQEKN